The following nucleotide sequence is from uncultured Fibrobacter sp..
TGCTTTTCGATTCCCCTTGTGTTCGGTTACCTGACCGGCACCGATGCGGGGCTCTCCGAAATCGCGATGAAGATTTTCAATACGATTCAGCCCATCATCAGCATTCCGCTTGCGTTTGCGCTTGGCCTGCGAGCATTCTACCCGGAGCTTGCTGACCGCGCCGCCAAATACCAGAAGTACACGATGTTCGTGTGGACGTTCTCGGTGTTCGTAATCTTGGCGAAGGCAAGCTATGACATCCGCGAAATGGGATTCACGGAACTTTGGAATAGCGGAAAGCTCCCGATGATGGCGGGAATTTCCCTCATTCTCTGCATTCTCCTTTACGCCCTCGGCTGGTATGTCGAAAGGAACCGTCGCCCGATTGAAAGTGCGCAGAGCATGGGCCAAAAGAATACCACGCTCGTTATCTGGATTGCTACTTTGTATGCAGGCCCCGTGGTGGCACTCGCTCCCACTT
It contains:
- a CDS encoding bile acid:sodium symporter, coding for MKNLRAILMPIAILLGILLPQAHVLSPLMPFLIGTMMFLTFVTKIPPQTHGYTFKIEIRALVVSLILVAAIAGIVKLFDLPREVLLGGAIIALCPPANAAPAMAKMLGGSASLALKIFLSGNLIACFSIPLVFGYLTGTDAGLSEIAMKIFNTIQPIISIPLAFALGLRAFYPELADRAAKYQKYTMFVWTFSVFVILAKASYDIREMGFTELWNSGKLPMMAGISLILCILLYALGWYVERNRRPIESAQSMGQKNTTLVIWIATLYAGPVVALAPTCYVVWQNLVLSYLSARIKPKS